The following coding sequences lie in one Aquabacterium olei genomic window:
- a CDS encoding enoyl-CoA hydratase/isomerase family protein: protein MPADSLILTDVVGGLGVITLHRPKALNALTLEMVRELTVVLRGWATDPAVLGVLLRGSARPPMEGKPVVTHFCAGGDIRFMHDAALAGDPAIEDFFTEEYALDHLIHVYPKPTVAWMDGITMGGGMGLAQGCDLRVATASLRMAMPETRIGLFPDVGGGYFLSRLAGHAGEYLGVVGPHLHVTDALALGLADMHAESACLASLLDGLRAGPARDADELMARVRGHVAQHPLGALPEATTTARFADIDRHFSGHTLQDIVASLEAARAAGDTWAAETLQHMAGHSPLMMGVTLEQIRRARSMPLAEVFRMERTMVRHCFQLRKGRDSETVEGVRALVVDKDHAPRWQPAAVAEVQPQMVEAFFEGVWPPHAHPLRDLHDPL from the coding sequence ATGCCAGCAGACAGCCTGATCCTCACCGACGTGGTGGGGGGCCTCGGGGTCATCACCCTGCATCGCCCCAAAGCCTTGAACGCGCTGACACTGGAGATGGTGCGCGAGTTGACGGTGGTGCTGCGGGGGTGGGCCACCGACCCGGCCGTGCTGGGGGTGCTGCTGCGGGGCTCGGCCCGGCCGCCGATGGAGGGCAAGCCGGTGGTGACCCATTTCTGTGCGGGGGGTGACATCCGCTTCATGCACGACGCGGCGCTGGCAGGCGATCCGGCGATCGAAGACTTCTTCACCGAAGAGTACGCGCTCGACCACCTCATCCACGTCTACCCCAAGCCCACGGTGGCCTGGATGGACGGCATCACGATGGGCGGCGGCATGGGGCTGGCGCAAGGGTGTGATCTGCGTGTGGCCACGGCGTCGCTGCGCATGGCGATGCCCGAAACCCGCATCGGCCTGTTTCCCGACGTGGGCGGGGGCTACTTCCTGTCGCGGCTGGCCGGCCATGCGGGCGAGTACCTCGGCGTGGTGGGGCCGCACCTGCACGTGACCGATGCGCTGGCGCTCGGCCTGGCCGACATGCATGCCGAAAGCGCTTGCCTGGCTTCGCTGCTGGACGGCCTGCGCGCTGGCCCGGCCCGTGACGCCGATGAGCTGATGGCCCGCGTGAGGGGCCACGTGGCGCAGCACCCGCTGGGTGCCTTGCCGGAGGCCACCACCACGGCGCGCTTTGCGGACATCGATCGCCACTTCAGCGGGCACACGCTGCAGGACATCGTGGCCTCGCTCGAAGCCGCCCGGGCGGCGGGGGACACCTGGGCGGCAGAGACCCTGCAGCACATGGCCGGTCATTCACCGCTGATGATGGGCGTGACGTTGGAGCAGATCCGCCGGGCGCGCAGCATGCCGCTGGCCGAGGTCTTCCGCATGGAGCGCACGATGGTGCGGCACTGCTTCCAGCTGCGCAAGGGCCGCGACAGCGAGACGGTCGAGGGCGTCCGCGCGCTGGTGGTCGACAAGGACCATGCGCCGCGTTGGCAACCCGCGGCCGTGGCCGAGGTGCAGCCTCAGATGGTCGAGGCCTTTTTCGAGGGGGTGTGGCCCCCGCACGCCCACCCCCTGCGCGATCTGCACGATCCCCTCTGA
- the dusA gene encoding tRNA dihydrouridine(20/20a) synthase DusA, translating to MSAQRIPKIDPATGLSPWRACVAPMLDWTDRHCRYFHRLLSPHSRLYTEMITTGALVHGQLHRFLEYNEGEHPVALQLGGSEPEDLAHCVKLAAKFGYDEVNLNCGCPSERVQRGAFGACLMNEAGLVADSVRAMLDASGGDPGMPITVKHRIGIDQNESYAFVRDFVGTVAEAGCEVFIVHARNAWLKGLSPKENREIPPLRYEVVHQLKQDFPHLVIVLNGGLADNDACVAQLQPGAVHDGVALDGVMVGRVAYHTPWMMAEWDERLFGRGPRTDSLTREQVEAEMVAYAQREMDRTAGWPHGEVRWPQVMRHVLGLYNGLPGARRWRQVWSDHHLKNLPPAEVMKQAHTRPPRREEGAAA from the coding sequence ATGTCCGCTCAACGCATTCCCAAGATCGACCCGGCCACTGGCCTCAGCCCGTGGCGCGCCTGCGTTGCCCCGATGCTCGACTGGACCGATCGTCACTGCCGCTACTTTCATCGGCTGCTGAGCCCGCACTCGCGGCTCTACACGGAGATGATCACCACCGGCGCGCTGGTGCATGGTCAACTGCATCGCTTCCTCGAGTACAACGAAGGCGAGCACCCGGTGGCGCTGCAGCTCGGAGGCAGCGAGCCGGAAGACCTGGCACATTGCGTGAAGCTGGCCGCGAAGTTCGGTTACGACGAGGTCAACCTGAACTGCGGCTGCCCGAGCGAGCGCGTGCAGCGCGGCGCTTTCGGCGCCTGCCTGATGAACGAGGCCGGGCTGGTGGCCGACTCCGTGCGCGCCATGCTGGATGCGAGCGGCGGCGACCCCGGCATGCCGATCACGGTGAAGCACCGCATCGGCATCGATCAGAACGAGTCTTATGCCTTCGTGCGCGATTTCGTCGGCACGGTGGCCGAGGCGGGCTGCGAGGTGTTCATCGTGCACGCCCGCAACGCCTGGCTCAAGGGCCTGAGCCCCAAGGAAAACCGCGAGATCCCGCCGCTGCGCTACGAGGTGGTGCACCAGCTCAAGCAAGACTTTCCCCATCTGGTCATCGTGCTCAACGGGGGGCTGGCCGACAACGACGCCTGCGTGGCGCAGCTGCAGCCCGGCGCCGTGCACGACGGGGTGGCGCTGGACGGCGTGATGGTGGGGCGCGTGGCGTACCACACGCCGTGGATGATGGCCGAGTGGGACGAGCGCCTCTTCGGCCGCGGCCCGCGCACCGACAGCCTCACGCGCGAGCAGGTCGAGGCCGAGATGGTGGCCTATGCGCAGCGCGAAATGGATCGCACCGCGGGCTGGCCGCACGGTGAGGTACGCTGGCCGCAGGTCATGCGGCACGTGCTGGGGCTGTACAACGGCCTGCCCGGTGCCCGGCGCTGGCGTCAGGTGTGGTCAGACCACCACCTGAAGAACCTGCCGCCGGCCGAGGTGATGAAGCAGGCGCACACCCGCCCGCCTCGGCGCGAGGAAGGCGCCGCGGCCTGA
- the typA gene encoding translational GTPase TypA: MSTPIRNIAIIAHVDHGKTTMVDQLLRQSGTFAEHEKIVDTVMDNNAIERERGITILAKNCAVSWEGTHINIVDTPGHADFGGEVERALSMVDGVVLLIDAQEGPMPQTRFVTKKALALGLKPIVVVNKVDKPGAKPDAVINAAFDLFDKLGATDEQLDFPVVYASGINGWTSLEEGAPGEQWGPDMSALFNTILKHVPPQKGDPAAPLQLQISALDYSSFVGRIGVGRISQGTAKPGQDVVVMEGPGGKTIKGRINQVLTFQGLDRVQVTEAGPGHIVLINGIEDIGIGVTVTDPANPQPLPMLKVDEPTLTMNFCVNTSPLAGREGKFVTSRQIWDRLQKELQHNVALRVKETDEDGIFEVCGRGELHLTILLENMRREGYELAVSKPRVMFKDIDGVKSEPMELVTADVEEIHQGGVMQALGLRKGEMLNMEPDGRGRVRLEYRIPARGLIGFSNEFLNLTRGSGLISSIFDGYEAHKGEIGGRKNGVLISMDDGEIFTYALGKLDDRGRMFVKANDPVYEGMIVGIHSRENDLVVNATRTKQLTNFRVSGKEDAVKITPPIDLTLEYGVDFIDDDELVEITPKSIRLRKRHLKEHDRKRASREASA; encoded by the coding sequence ATGAGCACTCCAATTCGCAACATCGCGATCATCGCCCACGTTGACCATGGCAAGACCACGATGGTCGACCAGCTGCTGCGCCAGTCTGGCACCTTCGCCGAGCACGAGAAGATCGTCGACACGGTGATGGACAACAACGCCATCGAACGTGAGCGTGGCATCACCATCCTGGCCAAGAACTGCGCCGTGAGCTGGGAAGGCACGCACATCAACATCGTTGACACCCCGGGCCACGCGGACTTCGGCGGTGAAGTCGAACGCGCGTTGTCGATGGTCGACGGCGTGGTGCTGCTGATCGACGCCCAGGAAGGCCCGATGCCGCAGACGCGCTTCGTGACCAAGAAGGCGCTGGCCCTGGGTCTGAAGCCCATCGTCGTGGTCAACAAGGTGGACAAGCCGGGTGCCAAGCCGGATGCCGTCATCAACGCCGCCTTCGACCTGTTCGACAAGCTGGGTGCGACCGACGAGCAGCTGGACTTTCCCGTGGTGTACGCCTCGGGCATCAACGGCTGGACCTCGCTGGAGGAGGGCGCGCCGGGCGAGCAGTGGGGCCCCGACATGTCGGCCCTCTTCAACACCATCCTGAAGCACGTGCCGCCGCAGAAGGGTGACCCGGCTGCCCCGCTGCAGCTGCAGATCTCGGCGCTGGACTACTCGTCGTTCGTGGGCCGCATCGGCGTGGGCCGCATCAGCCAGGGCACGGCCAAGCCGGGTCAGGACGTGGTCGTGATGGAAGGTCCCGGCGGCAAGACCATCAAGGGCCGCATCAACCAGGTGCTGACCTTCCAGGGTCTGGACCGCGTGCAGGTCACGGAAGCCGGCCCGGGTCACATCGTTCTGATCAACGGCATCGAGGACATCGGCATCGGCGTGACCGTGACCGATCCGGCCAACCCGCAGCCGCTGCCCATGCTGAAGGTCGACGAGCCGACGCTGACCATGAACTTCTGCGTGAACACGTCGCCGCTGGCCGGCCGTGAAGGCAAGTTCGTGACCAGCCGCCAGATCTGGGACCGCCTGCAGAAGGAACTGCAGCACAACGTGGCCCTGCGCGTGAAGGAAACCGACGAAGACGGCATCTTCGAAGTCTGTGGCCGCGGCGAACTGCACCTGACCATCCTGCTGGAAAACATGCGCCGTGAAGGCTACGAGCTGGCCGTGTCGAAGCCCCGCGTGATGTTCAAGGACATCGACGGCGTGAAGTCGGAGCCGATGGAGCTGGTGACGGCCGACGTGGAAGAAATCCACCAGGGCGGCGTGATGCAGGCCCTCGGCCTGCGCAAGGGCGAGATGCTGAACATGGAGCCGGACGGCCGTGGCCGCGTGCGCCTCGAGTACCGCATTCCGGCCCGCGGCCTGATCGGCTTCAGCAACGAGTTCCTGAACCTGACCCGCGGCTCGGGCCTGATCTCGTCGATCTTCGACGGTTATGAAGCCCACAAGGGTGAAATCGGCGGCCGCAAGAACGGCGTGCTGATCTCGATGGACGACGGTGAAATCTTCACCTACGCCCTGGGCAAGCTGGACGACCGTGGCCGCATGTTCGTGAAGGCGAACGACCCGGTCTACGAAGGCATGATCGTCGGCATCCACAGCCGCGAGAACGACCTGGTGGTGAACGCCACCCGCACCAAGCAGCTGACCAACTTCCGTGTCTCGGGCAAGGAAGACGCGGTCAAGATCACGCCGCCGATCGACCTGACCCTGGAGTACGGCGTCGACTTCATCGACGACGACGAACTGGTCGAGATCACGCCGAAGTCGATCCGCCTGCGCAAGCGTCACCTGAAGGAGCACGACCGCAAGCGCGCTTCGCGCGAAGCGAGCGCCTGA
- the rbfA gene encoding 30S ribosome-binding factor RbfA encodes MRHKRSTPNRSNRIADQIQRDVAELVRDLKDPRIGMVTISHVDVTPDYAHAKVFFSLLIGNPEDTEAGLNEAAGFLRNSLFKRLQIHTVPTLHFHFDRTTERAAELNALINRAVADKAKDPDEPASGEGGQP; translated from the coding sequence ATGCGCCATAAACGCTCCACCCCCAACCGCAGCAACCGGATCGCCGACCAGATCCAGCGTGATGTGGCCGAGTTGGTTCGCGACCTCAAGGATCCGCGCATCGGCATGGTCACGATCAGCCATGTTGACGTGACGCCCGATTACGCCCACGCCAAGGTGTTCTTCTCTTTGCTGATCGGCAACCCGGAAGACACCGAGGCCGGCCTGAACGAGGCCGCCGGTTTCCTGCGCAACAGCCTCTTCAAGCGGCTGCAGATCCACACCGTGCCCACGCTGCACTTCCATTTCGACCGCACCACCGAACGCGCGGCCGAGCTCAACGCCCTGATCAACCGGGCCGTGGCCGACAAGGCCAAGGACCCGGACGAGCCCGCCAGCGGGGAGGGCGGTCAGCCGTGA
- a CDS encoding GGDEF domain-containing response regulator, with product MPASPMHVLLVEDQLSVRSTLRRQLEAHGHSVTEAETAMEAVAAFQRQRPDLVLMDVVLPVEDGYWAAREIRSLEGSDWTPIIFLSARDHELDLWRGIESGGDDYLVKPASAVVLAAKLHAMSRLQRMRQQLIQTSEALRAANERLAHLTTLDDLTQLGNRRGFDERLYTSVHQCARDKQPLSLILCDIDHFKAYNDALGHVQGDACLQRVAKVLRSVCRRPLDYVARYGGEEFGLILPNTPRSGAMTFARALQHMLATHAEPHAASPFGVVTLSGGITTVVPDASTTAQGLLLRADEALYSAKAQGRNRFFSFEMQVDTVAHLHGDGQPG from the coding sequence ATGCCTGCCTCACCGATGCACGTCCTGCTGGTTGAAGACCAGCTCTCGGTTCGCTCCACACTGCGACGTCAGCTGGAAGCACATGGCCACAGCGTGACGGAAGCCGAAACCGCCATGGAAGCGGTGGCCGCCTTCCAGCGGCAACGCCCCGACCTCGTTCTCATGGACGTGGTCCTGCCTGTCGAGGACGGCTACTGGGCTGCCCGCGAAATCCGCAGCCTGGAAGGCAGCGACTGGACACCGATCATCTTCCTGTCGGCCCGCGACCACGAACTGGACCTGTGGCGGGGCATCGAGTCCGGCGGCGACGACTACCTCGTCAAGCCCGCCTCGGCCGTGGTGCTGGCTGCCAAGCTGCACGCCATGTCGCGCCTGCAGCGCATGCGGCAACAGCTCATTCAGACCTCGGAAGCCCTGCGAGCAGCGAACGAGCGCCTGGCGCACCTCACCACACTGGACGACCTCACCCAGCTCGGCAACCGCCGGGGTTTCGACGAGCGGCTGTACACCAGCGTGCACCAGTGTGCCCGCGACAAGCAGCCGCTGAGTCTCATCCTGTGCGACATCGACCACTTCAAGGCCTACAACGACGCGCTGGGACACGTGCAGGGCGATGCCTGTCTGCAGCGCGTGGCCAAGGTCCTGCGCTCGGTGTGTCGCCGCCCGCTCGATTACGTCGCGCGCTACGGCGGAGAGGAGTTCGGGCTGATCCTGCCCAACACGCCCCGGTCGGGCGCCATGACCTTTGCCCGCGCGCTGCAGCACATGCTCGCCACGCATGCCGAGCCCCACGCGGCCTCTCCGTTCGGCGTCGTGACGCTGTCGGGCGGCATCACCACCGTGGTGCCCGACGCCAGCACCACCGCGCAGGGCCTGCTGCTGCGGGCCGATGAAGCCCTCTACAGCGCCAAGGCCCAGGGCCGCAACCGCTTCTTCAGCTTCGAGATGCAGGTCGACACAGTGGCCCACCTGCACGGCGACGGCCAGCCGGGCTGA
- a CDS encoding diguanylate cyclase domain-containing protein yields MHNAPLRVLVVEDQPLLLARLSQLLQKDGHQVLEASSFHQAWRLFDEQRPDMLLLDILLPDGSGLELARRIRAGAKGPWTPIIFVSSLDSEADLSAAIEAGGDDYLVQPVSPLVLKAKVHAMQRLLEARQELNATAVALQQANEQLSRQIRHDPLTGLGNRKGLDDQLVRALGDARREQRPLSMILCDVDFFKRYNDRLGHLEGDQCLQQIGRILQQVCRRPMDYAARYGGEEFVLLLPYTPPEGALSFALALLHHMERDSLYHPDSPVARHVTLSGGMVSGIPAEDEDATVWLQRADEALYAAKQRGRDRFVSLQHGHDTGELLARRLPAGQRAGRVA; encoded by the coding sequence ATGCACAACGCCCCGCTACGGGTGCTGGTCGTCGAGGACCAGCCCCTTTTACTCGCCCGCCTGAGCCAGCTTCTGCAGAAAGACGGGCACCAGGTTCTGGAGGCGTCGTCGTTTCATCAGGCCTGGCGCCTGTTCGACGAGCAACGCCCCGACATGCTGCTGCTCGACATCCTGTTGCCGGACGGCAGCGGGCTGGAGCTGGCGCGCCGCATCCGCGCGGGTGCCAAAGGCCCCTGGACACCGATCATTTTCGTGTCGAGCCTGGACAGCGAGGCCGACCTGAGTGCCGCCATCGAGGCCGGCGGCGACGACTACCTCGTGCAACCGGTGTCGCCGCTGGTGCTCAAGGCGAAGGTGCACGCCATGCAGCGCCTGCTTGAGGCCCGGCAGGAGCTGAACGCCACCGCCGTGGCGTTGCAGCAAGCCAATGAGCAGCTGAGCCGGCAGATCCGGCATGACCCGCTCACCGGCCTGGGCAACCGCAAAGGGCTGGATGACCAGCTGGTCCGGGCGCTCGGCGATGCACGGCGGGAACAGCGACCGCTGTCCATGATCCTGTGCGACGTGGACTTCTTCAAGCGCTACAACGACCGCCTGGGCCACCTGGAGGGCGATCAGTGCCTGCAGCAGATCGGCCGCATCCTGCAACAGGTGTGCCGTCGGCCGATGGATTACGCGGCCCGCTACGGCGGCGAGGAATTCGTGCTGCTGCTGCCCTACACGCCGCCTGAAGGGGCACTGAGCTTTGCACTGGCCCTGCTGCACCACATGGAGCGCGACAGCCTCTATCACCCTGATTCCCCGGTGGCCCGCCACGTGACGCTGTCAGGCGGCATGGTCAGCGGCATTCCGGCGGAAGACGAAGACGCCACTGTGTGGCTGCAGCGTGCCGATGAGGCGCTGTACGCGGCCAAGCAACGGGGTCGCGATCGCTTCGTCAGCCTGCAACATGGCCACGACACCGGCGAGCTCCTGGCACGCCGGCTGCCGGCGGGCCAACGCGCCGGCCGCGTGGCCTGA
- the truB gene encoding tRNA pseudouridine(55) synthase TruB, which translates to MQAGQRAGRPPRKPRRALHGVVLLDKPLGLSSNDALQKVKWLFRAEKAGHTGTLDPLATGLLPLCFGAATKFSQVSLDADKRYTARVKLGVVTTTGDAEGEVVSTRTVTPEMTTPDSIAAACAAFSGEIDQVPPMHSALKHEGRALYEYAREGIEIERAPRRVTIHGIDILGCQDDVLEIDVRCSKGTYIRTLAQDIGEHLGCGAHLIGLRRTGSGGVTLDGAVTLDALLAMDESDRDTLLQPADVLLSDWPDVLLGEQDATRFLTGLRRRTKLPDAPQVRVYGPHPAAPADAARRVLLGSAHIQGGELIPTRLLSPAEVQGMVLMHSASQPADLVAAP; encoded by the coding sequence ATGCAAGCCGGTCAGCGGGCGGGTCGTCCGCCGCGCAAGCCGCGCCGGGCGCTGCATGGCGTGGTGCTGCTGGACAAGCCGCTGGGCCTGTCCAGCAACGACGCCTTGCAGAAGGTGAAGTGGCTGTTTCGCGCCGAAAAGGCCGGCCACACCGGCACGCTCGACCCGCTCGCCACTGGGCTGTTGCCCCTGTGCTTCGGCGCCGCGACGAAGTTCTCCCAGGTGTCCTTGGACGCTGACAAGCGCTACACCGCCCGGGTGAAGCTCGGAGTGGTCACGACCACCGGCGATGCCGAAGGCGAGGTGGTGTCCACGCGCACGGTGACGCCGGAAATGACGACGCCGGATTCGATTGCTGCGGCCTGCGCGGCCTTCTCTGGCGAGATCGACCAAGTGCCGCCGATGCACTCGGCGCTCAAGCATGAAGGACGAGCGCTGTACGAGTACGCCCGCGAAGGCATCGAGATCGAGCGTGCGCCGCGCCGCGTGACGATTCACGGCATCGACATCCTGGGATGCCAGGATGATGTGCTGGAGATCGACGTGCGTTGCAGCAAGGGCACCTACATCCGCACCCTGGCCCAGGACATCGGTGAGCACCTCGGCTGTGGTGCCCACCTGATCGGCCTGCGTCGCACGGGCAGCGGCGGCGTGACACTGGACGGCGCGGTGACGCTCGACGCCTTGCTGGCGATGGACGAATCCGACCGTGACACGCTGCTGCAGCCTGCCGACGTGCTGCTCTCCGACTGGCCTGACGTGCTGCTCGGTGAGCAGGACGCCACCCGTTTCCTCACCGGCTTGCGCCGGCGAACGAAGTTGCCCGATGCGCCGCAGGTGCGTGTGTACGGGCCCCATCCTGCGGCGCCAGCAGACGCCGCCCGCCGTGTGTTGCTGGGCAGTGCCCACATCCAGGGCGGTGAACTGATCCCCACCCGTCTGTTGAGTCCGGCCGAGGTGCAAGGCATGGTGCTGATGCACAGTGCTTCCCAACCGGCCGACCTGGTGGCCGCCCCCTGA
- the infB gene encoding translation initiation factor IF-2 — MAVTTVAQFAAELNRPAATLLEQLQSAGVPKAAPEDVLTEADKERLLDHLRTAHGSTGGDRKKITLTRKSTTEIKQADASGKARTIQVEVKKKRVFVKRDDGVDEATAKAQEEAELARREEEARAQADALREQEEQLAEARRQREEAERREREEAEARARAAAEQAAREQAEREAAAAAAKASAVPAGGASDDAAEREAAVAKRAAAQEAARAEAAALTAAAQRAARGGTLRAAADKPAAPEPKAAEPVKAPAAAVTPAAAAPAAPAATPGVPVQADAPKPGAGVRVVKAADREAEEKQRLADLANRRKAAEAEAAAIRAMMNAPKKVLTAKKPEEVKPAEAGKEGIKGTIHKPKGAPGATPGATTGAGAKPGDKKSVKSEKLSSSWADDAKKRGAPSKGRGGDTGGSGRNSWKAPGGKGGRRGDRGDSASNFVPPSEPQIIEVHIPETISVSDLAHKMSVKATEVIKQMMKLGQMVTINQHLDQETAMIVVEEMGHKALAAKLDDPDAFLAEEHADQAAEAFPRAPVVTVMGHVDHGKTSLLDYIRTSRVAAGEAGGITQHIGAYHVNTPRGMITFLDTPGHEAFTAMRARGAKATDIVILVVAADDGVMPQTKEAIHHAKAAGVPIVVAINKIDKPGNNLDRVTQELVAESVVPEAYGGESPFVPVSAKTGQGIDDLLENVLLQAEVLELTSPVDSAAKGLVIEARLDKGRGPVATVLVQSGTLKRGDVVLAGASYGRVRAMLDEDGKAATEAGPSIPVEIQGLTEVPAAGDEFMVLSDERRAREIATFRQGKYRDVKLAKQQAAKLESMFEQMGSGADVQTLPLIIKADVQGSQEALAASLLKLSTEEVRVQIVHAAVGGISESDVNLAIASKAVIIGFNTRADANARKLAEHNGVDLRYYNIIYDAVDEVKAAMGGMLAPEQREEVIGTAEIRQVFIASKIGTIAGCMVTDGVVRRSAKLRLLRENVVIYTGELEGLKRFKDDVKEVREGFECGLNIKGYNDIKEGDVLEFFEIKEVARTL; from the coding sequence ATGGCCGTGACCACCGTCGCACAATTCGCCGCGGAACTGAATCGCCCGGCTGCGACACTGCTGGAGCAGCTTCAGTCTGCGGGCGTGCCCAAGGCCGCCCCTGAAGACGTGCTCACGGAGGCCGACAAAGAGCGTCTGCTCGACCACCTGCGCACCGCCCACGGTTCCACCGGCGGCGACCGCAAGAAGATCACGCTGACCCGCAAGTCGACCACCGAAATCAAGCAGGCGGACGCATCTGGCAAAGCCCGCACCATCCAGGTCGAAGTCAAGAAGAAGCGCGTGTTCGTGAAGCGCGATGACGGCGTGGACGAGGCGACCGCCAAGGCGCAGGAAGAGGCCGAACTGGCCCGCCGCGAAGAAGAAGCTCGTGCCCAGGCTGATGCCTTGCGTGAGCAGGAAGAACAACTGGCCGAGGCCCGTCGCCAGCGTGAAGAAGCCGAGCGCCGCGAGCGTGAAGAGGCCGAAGCCCGCGCCCGTGCCGCAGCCGAGCAGGCTGCCCGCGAGCAGGCCGAACGCGAGGCTGCCGCTGCTGCTGCCAAGGCTTCGGCTGTGCCCGCCGGCGGTGCCAGCGATGATGCCGCCGAGCGCGAAGCCGCCGTTGCGAAGCGCGCTGCGGCTCAGGAGGCCGCCCGTGCCGAAGCCGCTGCCCTGACCGCCGCCGCCCAGCGCGCCGCGCGGGGCGGTACGCTGCGTGCCGCTGCCGACAAGCCCGCCGCGCCCGAGCCCAAGGCTGCCGAGCCGGTCAAGGCGCCGGCCGCTGCCGTCACGCCGGCTGCAGCCGCTCCGGCTGCGCCCGCTGCCACGCCAGGCGTGCCCGTGCAGGCCGATGCGCCCAAGCCCGGCGCCGGTGTGCGCGTGGTGAAGGCCGCTGACCGTGAAGCGGAAGAAAAGCAGCGACTGGCCGATCTGGCGAACCGTCGCAAGGCCGCTGAAGCCGAGGCTGCAGCCATCCGCGCCATGATGAACGCACCGAAGAAGGTGCTGACGGCCAAGAAGCCCGAAGAAGTCAAGCCTGCCGAAGCCGGCAAGGAAGGTATCAAGGGCACGATCCACAAGCCCAAGGGCGCACCGGGCGCCACGCCGGGTGCCACCACGGGTGCCGGTGCCAAGCCGGGCGACAAGAAGTCGGTCAAGTCCGAGAAGCTGTCGTCGAGCTGGGCCGATGACGCCAAGAAGCGCGGCGCGCCCTCCAAGGGCCGCGGCGGTGACACGGGCGGGTCTGGCCGCAACAGCTGGAAGGCCCCGGGCGGCAAGGGTGGTCGCCGTGGCGACCGCGGCGACAGCGCATCGAATTTCGTGCCACCGAGCGAGCCGCAGATCATCGAGGTCCACATTCCGGAAACCATCTCGGTGTCCGATCTGGCCCACAAGATGTCGGTGAAGGCCACCGAGGTCATCAAGCAGATGATGAAGCTCGGCCAGATGGTCACCATCAACCAGCACCTGGACCAGGAAACCGCCATGATCGTGGTGGAAGAAATGGGCCACAAGGCGCTGGCTGCCAAGCTCGACGATCCGGACGCCTTCCTGGCAGAGGAACACGCCGACCAGGCCGCCGAGGCCTTCCCGCGTGCGCCGGTCGTGACCGTCATGGGCCACGTCGACCACGGCAAGACCTCGCTGCTGGACTACATCCGCACCTCGCGTGTGGCAGCAGGTGAAGCCGGCGGCATCACGCAGCACATTGGCGCTTATCACGTCAACACGCCGCGCGGCATGATCACCTTCCTGGACACCCCGGGTCACGAGGCCTTCACGGCCATGCGTGCCCGCGGTGCCAAGGCGACCGACATCGTCATCCTGGTGGTGGCGGCGGACGACGGCGTGATGCCGCAGACCAAGGAAGCCATCCACCACGCCAAGGCCGCGGGTGTGCCCATCGTTGTGGCGATCAACAAGATCGACAAGCCGGGCAACAACCTCGACCGCGTGACGCAGGAACTGGTGGCCGAGTCCGTGGTGCCGGAAGCCTACGGTGGTGAGTCGCCGTTCGTGCCGGTGTCGGCCAAGACCGGCCAGGGCATCGACGATCTGCTCGAGAACGTGCTGCTGCAGGCCGAGGTGCTGGAGCTGACCTCTCCGGTCGACTCCGCTGCCAAGGGCCTGGTGATCGAAGCGCGTCTGGACAAGGGCCGTGGTCCTGTGGCCACTGTGCTGGTGCAGTCGGGTACGCTCAAGCGCGGCGACGTCGTGCTGGCGGGGGCTTCGTATGGCCGCGTGCGCGCCATGCTGGACGAAGACGGCAAGGCCGCGACCGAAGCGGGTCCGTCCATTCCGGTCGAAATCCAGGGCCTCACCGAAGTGCCGGCAGCGGGCGACGAATTCATGGTGCTGTCGGACGAGCGCCGTGCCCGTGAAATCGCCACCTTCCGTCAGGGCAAGTACCGCGACGTGAAGCTGGCCAAGCAGCAGGCCGCCAAGCTCGAGAGCATGTTCGAGCAAATGGGTTCGGGTGCCGACGTTCAGACGCTGCCGCTCATCATCAAGGCCGACGTGCAGGGTTCGCAAGAGGCGCTGGCCGCTTCGCTGCTCAAGCTGTCGACCGAGGAAGTGCGTGTGCAGATCGTGCACGCTGCCGTGGGCGGCATCTCCGAGTCGGACGTCAACTTGGCAATTGCCTCGAAGGCCGTCATCATCGGGTTCAACACCCGTGCCGACGCCAACGCCCGCAAGCTGGCCGAGCACAACGGTGTCGACCTGCGCTACTACAACATCATCTACGACGCTGTGGATGAGGTGAAGGCAGCGATGGGCGGCATGCTGGCCCCCGAGCAGCGCGAGGAAGTCATCGGTACGGCCGAGATCCGCCAGGTGTTCATCGCCTCGAAGATCGGCACGATCGCGGGCTGTATGGTCACCGACGGCGTGGTGCGTCGCAGCGCCAAGCTGCGCCTGCTGCGCGAGAACGTGGTCATCTACACCGGCGAACTCGAAGGCCTCAAGCGCTTCAAGGACGATGTCAAGGAAGTCCGCGAGGGCTTCGAATGCGGCCTCAACATCAAGGGCTACAACGACATCAAGGAAGGCGACGTCCTGGAGTTCTTCGAAATCAAGGAAGTGGCCCGTACGCTGTAA